In one Parachlamydia acanthamoebae genomic region, the following are encoded:
- the lepB gene encoding signal peptidase I, which translates to MKQAYAWYKSKGKTLPLNQFTQFESDLQKLDQALLNRDRQEADLYARKLENFCDSHFKKNWLNYGTEFVLALVFALLAATLIRQVWFEPFEIPTGSMRPTFKEQDHVTVSKTAFGINVPLQSAHFLFDPQLVQRSSIFIFAPDNMPITDTETTYFGIFPYKKRYIKRMIGKPGDSLYFYGGKIYLVDQNGKLDEDLLNAPWMEHLEHIPFLRLEGEVKVAAPNQIVFSLMNQPLGRISLSSTGAIRGDIFNGKEWIKDQPLAQKQEHHQLETYSDFFGIRNFAKARLLTKDEVKKLTTIDPNDIGEGILYLELRHTPSLTPPPARQFSPQTPVHLLLNVQTTLIPLDEQHLNTLMENLYTARFIVKDGRGRRLGQPHNTPVSPSFSGIPDGTYEFYYGKGLQVGFGGITSPLPENSPLYDRSSANIQKLFNLGIEMATNYGPLSKNQPDFPNRYAYFRNGDLYVMGAPLFKKDDPILQKFNEREKHREETSSERLPYVAFKDHGPPLKDGKVDVDFIRTFGVTLPAKSYLGLGDNHAMSADSRVFGFIPEDNIQGAPWLIIWPTGDRWGPPPQKPYPFVNFPGSIIWGLALAILGAWYAYHRWSIKRPIFHKLP; encoded by the coding sequence ATGAAACAAGCTTATGCCTGGTATAAGAGTAAAGGTAAAACCCTTCCCCTTAATCAATTTACACAATTTGAGAGTGATCTCCAAAAACTCGACCAAGCTTTACTTAATCGAGATCGTCAAGAAGCCGACCTCTATGCGCGTAAACTTGAAAACTTTTGTGATTCTCATTTTAAAAAAAATTGGCTGAATTACGGAACCGAATTTGTACTAGCTTTGGTATTTGCTCTACTTGCAGCTACGCTTATTCGACAAGTTTGGTTTGAGCCATTTGAAATTCCCACCGGATCCATGCGCCCCACTTTTAAAGAACAGGATCACGTCACTGTCTCAAAAACAGCCTTTGGAATTAACGTCCCCTTACAGTCCGCTCATTTTCTTTTTGATCCACAACTTGTGCAACGCTCTAGCATCTTTATTTTTGCACCCGATAATATGCCCATCACAGACACTGAGACGACTTATTTTGGCATTTTTCCCTATAAAAAACGCTATATCAAACGAATGATTGGAAAACCCGGTGACTCGCTGTACTTTTATGGCGGCAAAATTTATCTTGTCGACCAAAATGGCAAGCTTGATGAAGACCTTCTGAATGCCCCTTGGATGGAACACTTGGAGCACATTCCCTTTCTACGTTTAGAGGGAGAAGTAAAAGTTGCGGCTCCAAACCAGATAGTGTTTTCTCTCATGAATCAACCTCTCGGCCGTATTTCACTCTCTAGTACAGGCGCCATCCGAGGGGACATCTTTAATGGAAAAGAATGGATTAAAGATCAGCCCTTAGCACAAAAGCAAGAACACCATCAACTCGAAACCTACAGCGACTTTTTTGGGATTCGTAACTTTGCAAAAGCTCGTCTTCTAACCAAAGATGAGGTTAAAAAACTGACGACAATTGATCCTAATGACATCGGTGAAGGTATTCTCTATCTTGAACTCAGACACACGCCTTCCTTAACACCGCCACCAGCAAGGCAATTTTCGCCTCAAACCCCCGTGCATCTTTTGTTAAACGTTCAAACGACCCTCATCCCTTTAGATGAACAGCATCTGAATACGTTGATGGAAAATCTTTACACGGCACGCTTTATCGTCAAAGACGGACGTGGAAGACGTTTGGGACAGCCCCATAATACACCTGTAAGCCCATCTTTTTCAGGTATTCCAGATGGTACCTACGAATTTTATTACGGGAAAGGACTTCAAGTTGGATTTGGAGGCATTACATCGCCATTACCGGAAAATTCCCCCCTTTACGACAGAAGTTCAGCCAATATTCAAAAGCTGTTCAATCTAGGAATTGAAATGGCGACAAATTATGGCCCACTATCTAAAAATCAGCCTGATTTTCCCAATCGGTATGCTTACTTCCGTAATGGAGATTTGTATGTTATGGGAGCCCCGCTTTTTAAGAAGGATGATCCGATCCTTCAAAAATTTAATGAAAGAGAAAAACATCGCGAAGAAACATCCAGTGAAAGGCTACCCTATGTTGCCTTTAAAGACCACGGTCCACCTTTAAAAGATGGAAAAGTTGATGTAGATTTTATTCGCACCTTTGGTGTGACACTCCCGGCTAAATCTTACCTAGGTTTAGGTGATAATCATGCCATGAGCGCCGATAGCCGTGTGTTTGGCTTTATTCCAGAAGATAATATCCAAGGAGCTCCTTGGCTCATTATATGGCCAACAGGTGACCGTTGGGGCCCGCCTCCACAAAAACCTTATCCATTTGTGAACTTTCCGGGCTCTATTATTTGGGGACTTGCTCTTGCAATTTTAGGTGCTTGGTATGCTTACCATCGCTGGTCAATCAAAAGACCCATTTTCCATAAATTGCCTTAA
- a CDS encoding glycerate kinase family protein, which produces MRCLIVPQAFKGTASAMQVAAAIQDGLLRAFPTIESHLFPIADGGDGTLDALLFALGGSERTSVVTGTFGAQQEVVWGIVEEGRVAIIEMAKVCGLANLPFEQRNPMNATTFGVGELILEALDRGIRKFIVGIGGSATQDCGMGALQALGVLFKDQKGQSLPFGGGALTSLADLDLSHLDSRLKKASFILLCDVSTPFSKSANMYAAQKGATSWQIEELNRGFLHFANIVEKKFDRSVLELPCGGAGGGIGMALHTFLNGKMILGTDYILDLSAFDEALYKSDCVIIGEGKFDEQTLENKGPWRVLQRAKAKGIPVFAIVGQIQQGFNPPYAEGLTAILPLHSQEIINTDRLSDTWSHIAFAAEQLMRIYLPKNFRGGH; this is translated from the coding sequence ATGCGTTGCCTAATTGTGCCTCAAGCTTTTAAAGGAACGGCCTCCGCCATGCAAGTGGCGGCGGCAATCCAAGATGGTCTTTTGCGAGCGTTTCCAACGATAGAAAGTCATCTTTTCCCGATTGCGGATGGAGGAGACGGGACACTGGACGCACTTCTATTTGCCCTTGGAGGAAGTGAAAGAACAAGTGTGGTAACTGGAACTTTTGGTGCGCAACAAGAAGTGGTATGGGGTATTGTGGAAGAAGGCCGGGTGGCAATCATCGAGATGGCAAAGGTGTGTGGGCTCGCTAATCTGCCTTTTGAACAGCGAAATCCCATGAATGCGACAACCTTCGGAGTGGGCGAGCTCATTCTTGAAGCTCTAGATCGCGGGATTCGAAAATTTATTGTAGGGATTGGGGGTAGTGCCACACAGGATTGTGGTATGGGAGCTCTTCAGGCATTAGGTGTTTTATTTAAAGACCAAAAGGGGCAATCACTTCCTTTCGGTGGGGGTGCTCTCACTTCTCTAGCTGATCTAGATCTCTCCCATTTGGACTCTCGTCTTAAAAAGGCCTCTTTTATTTTGTTATGTGATGTCTCCACTCCATTTTCAAAATCGGCTAATATGTATGCGGCTCAAAAAGGAGCGACCTCTTGGCAAATAGAGGAATTAAATCGAGGCTTTTTGCATTTTGCAAATATTGTGGAAAAAAAGTTTGATCGTTCAGTTTTAGAGCTCCCCTGTGGAGGGGCGGGAGGCGGTATCGGCATGGCTTTGCATACTTTTTTGAATGGAAAGATGATTCTTGGAACAGATTATATTTTAGATCTTTCTGCATTTGATGAGGCGCTTTATAAAAGCGATTGTGTGATCATTGGGGAAGGAAAATTCGATGAACAAACTTTAGAAAACAAAGGACCGTGGCGTGTTTTGCAGCGTGCCAAAGCAAAAGGGATTCCTGTCTTTGCCATTGTAGGTCAAATACAACAAGGATTCAATCCTCCTTATGCGGAAGGTCTAACGGCCATTTTACCCCTTCATAGTCAAGAGATAATAAATACAGATCGTCTTTCTGATACCTGGTCACATATTGCTTTTGCCGCCGAACAATTGATGCGCATTTATTTGCCAAAGAATTTTAGGGGGGGCCATTAA
- a CDS encoding nicotinate phosphoribosyltransferase — translation MKTDTSSLHIYNQSMSLLTDLYQLTMGYGYWKAGLDKKEAVFHLFFRRPPFQGGFTVAAGLEYVIDYLTNFRFDPSDLQYLASLKNPDDGPLFEEEFFDYLADLRFTCSLDAVPEGTVVFPYEPLLRVQGPLIMCQLLETPLLNLINFSTLIATKAARICIAANGEPVLEFGMRRAQGVDGALTASRAAYIGGCESTSNLLAGKLFGIPVKGTHSHSWVMAFEDELEAFQTYAKSLPGNCVFLVDTYDSLEGVKNAIEVGKWLKTQGKKLLGVRLDSGDLAYLSILSRKLLDDAGFTETKIFASNELDETLISELKRQGAQISVWGVGTNLVTAKDQPALDGVYKLSAIRDPGKDWHYKLKLSEQMMKISNPGILQVRRYRTEKENIADAIYDIHSDMRQECHLVDPFDSTRQRVLSSNLQSEDLLIPVFKEGQRVYNSPSLDEIRNRTQEQLLQFPVGVKRFLNPHQYVVGMEKSLYDKKVRLIQTIRSEMFRDFLISPEGNNRN, via the coding sequence ATGAAAACAGATACATCTTCCCTACATATTTATAATCAGTCGATGTCTTTGCTAACAGATCTTTACCAACTCACGATGGGGTATGGGTATTGGAAGGCTGGGCTTGATAAGAAAGAAGCGGTTTTTCACCTTTTTTTTCGTCGACCTCCTTTTCAAGGTGGATTTACAGTTGCTGCTGGACTTGAATATGTCATTGATTACTTAACAAATTTTCGATTTGACCCCTCTGATTTGCAATATCTCGCGTCTCTGAAAAATCCAGATGATGGTCCATTGTTTGAAGAGGAATTTTTTGACTACTTAGCAGATCTCCGGTTTACCTGTTCTTTAGATGCTGTTCCTGAAGGCACGGTTGTTTTTCCTTATGAGCCTTTACTGCGTGTACAAGGCCCTTTGATTATGTGTCAATTGCTAGAGACCCCCTTGTTGAATTTAATTAATTTTTCGACGCTGATTGCAACGAAAGCTGCTCGCATATGCATTGCTGCCAATGGTGAGCCTGTTTTAGAATTTGGCATGCGTCGTGCGCAAGGTGTAGATGGAGCTTTGACAGCAAGTCGTGCTGCCTATATTGGGGGATGTGAGTCAACTTCTAACTTGCTAGCAGGAAAATTATTCGGAATACCAGTTAAAGGAACGCATTCTCATAGCTGGGTGATGGCTTTTGAAGATGAATTAGAAGCTTTTCAAACGTATGCAAAAAGCTTGCCGGGGAATTGCGTATTTTTAGTTGATACTTATGATTCTTTGGAAGGTGTTAAGAATGCGATTGAAGTGGGCAAATGGTTAAAAACGCAAGGAAAAAAACTTTTAGGCGTACGTTTGGATTCCGGAGATTTAGCCTATCTAAGTATCTTAAGTCGTAAATTATTGGATGATGCTGGGTTCACTGAAACAAAGATCTTTGCAAGTAACGAACTGGACGAAACACTGATTTCCGAGTTAAAACGTCAGGGAGCCCAAATCAGTGTATGGGGAGTAGGCACAAATCTTGTCACAGCTAAAGATCAACCCGCACTAGATGGCGTCTATAAACTCTCAGCCATTCGCGATCCAGGGAAAGATTGGCATTACAAGTTAAAACTTTCTGAACAGATGATGAAGATTTCAAATCCCGGTATTTTGCAAGTACGACGTTACAGAACCGAGAAGGAAAATATTGCGGATGCAATCTATGATATTCATTCCGATATGAGACAAGAGTGTCATTTAGTCGATCCTTTTGATTCAACACGTCAAAGGGTCTTAAGTTCTAATCTTCAAAGTGAAGATCTATTAATTCCTGTTTTTAAAGAAGGTCAAAGGGTATACAATTCCCCTTCACTTGACGAGATTCGTAATCGCACACAAGAACAATTGTTGCAGTTTCCTGTTGGGGTTAAGCGTTTTCTTAATCCTCATCAGTATGTGGTTGGGATGGAAAAATCATTGTACGATAAAAAAGTCCGTCTCATCCAAACGATTCGTTCAGAAATGTTTCGTGATTTTTTAATTTCTCCTGAAGGAAACAACCGCAACTAG
- the pncA gene encoding bifunctional nicotinamidase/pyrazinamidase: MGTVNALLIVDIQNDFLPGGALPVKDGDQIIPVINQLIELPFSTIVATKDWHPHDHLSFAVHHNKSVGEHVKLLDIDQILWPVHCVQGTTGACFPDNLASHRFIRIFYKGTDKSIDSYSAFFDNGYFKSTGLEAYLKERGVQNVYVAGLTTDYCVKYSALDAENLGFQVYVVTDACKAVNLSPGDEEAALQAMKDAGVRLIKFSEINLSE; this comes from the coding sequence ATGGGCACTGTGAACGCTTTACTTATCGTTGATATTCAAAATGACTTTTTGCCAGGGGGCGCATTACCCGTTAAAGACGGTGATCAAATTATCCCTGTTATTAATCAGCTCATAGAGCTGCCTTTTAGCACTATTGTGGCTACAAAAGATTGGCATCCACACGATCATCTAAGCTTTGCCGTTCATCATAATAAGTCTGTCGGTGAGCATGTTAAACTTTTAGACATCGATCAAATTCTTTGGCCGGTCCATTGTGTGCAAGGAACGACAGGTGCATGCTTTCCTGACAATTTAGCCTCTCATCGATTTATCCGCATTTTTTATAAAGGAACCGATAAGTCTATCGATAGCTACAGCGCTTTTTTTGATAATGGGTATTTTAAAAGTACAGGTCTGGAAGCTTACCTCAAAGAACGAGGCGTTCAAAATGTTTATGTCGCGGGATTGACCACCGATTACTGTGTTAAATATTCTGCGCTTGATGCCGAAAATCTAGGTTTTCAAGTTTACGTGGTGACGGATGCCTGTAAAGCGGTGAATCTGTCTCCAGGGGATGAAGAGGCGGCTCTTCAGGCAATGAAAGACGCAGGCGTTCGACTCATCAAATTTTCCGAAATCAATTTATCTGAATAG
- a CDS encoding arsenate reductase family protein, protein MALKVYSYQKCSTCQKAQKFLDHAQIAYQVLPIKEQPPSVEELKTALDYVQGDLKKLLNTSGEEYRKLNLKERLSEMTQEEIFKMMSQNGMLVKRPFVLGKDFVLLGFKEEAWKAKLL, encoded by the coding sequence ATGGCCTTAAAAGTTTACTCTTATCAAAAATGTTCAACATGCCAAAAAGCGCAGAAATTTTTGGATCATGCTCAAATCGCTTATCAAGTGTTGCCCATTAAAGAGCAGCCACCTTCTGTAGAAGAGCTTAAAACGGCTTTAGATTATGTACAGGGTGATCTAAAAAAACTCCTGAATACTTCCGGTGAAGAGTATCGCAAACTCAATTTAAAAGAACGCCTTTCAGAAATGACTCAGGAAGAGATTTTTAAAATGATGTCTCAAAATGGAATGTTAGTTAAGCGACCTTTTGTTTTAGGAAAAGATTTTGTTTTGCTGGGCTTTAAAGAAGAAGCCTGGAAAGCTAAGCTCTTGTAG
- a CDS encoding cation diffusion facilitator family transporter — protein sequence MSCFPDPIMLPDSVFQSRAHRNRELLRAAKWGILIRFGIILFEVFGFILFGSAALMMDALSSLVDVAATLFLVFFIRLADKPPDRNHPFGHGRYEPLAGLQLGTSMILIGGGMLVREISQLAQPITVEYDMNRWAWIFPFLAVVLLEISYRFVMRIAKKENSPALAADAVHYRIDSITSLIATIALIIAAYFPNWAWIIDKLGAVMIAGFMVVIGLFAARNNMHQLLDRIPSPDFFKRVRSSALKVNGVMDTEKIRIQLYGPDAQVHIDVEVDPQLSVEEAHKISQEVRAEIQRDWPAVRDVIVHIEPFYPNDHPVLI from the coding sequence ATGTCATGTTTTCCTGATCCCATTATGCTTCCAGATTCTGTGTTCCAATCGAGGGCACATCGCAATCGAGAGCTTTTACGAGCTGCGAAATGGGGAATTTTAATCCGCTTCGGTATTATTTTATTTGAAGTTTTTGGATTTATCCTTTTTGGAAGTGCGGCTTTGATGATGGATGCCCTCTCCAGTCTTGTGGATGTTGCAGCCACGTTATTTCTTGTGTTCTTTATCAGGTTAGCCGATAAACCACCAGATCGTAACCATCCTTTCGGCCATGGTCGTTATGAACCTTTGGCTGGCTTACAACTGGGAACTTCCATGATTTTGATTGGGGGCGGGATGTTAGTACGCGAAATTTCGCAGCTCGCTCAACCCATTACAGTTGAATATGACATGAATCGTTGGGCATGGATATTTCCTTTTTTGGCAGTTGTTCTTTTAGAGATTTCTTATCGTTTTGTGATGCGCATTGCAAAAAAAGAAAATAGCCCCGCGCTAGCTGCCGACGCAGTACATTACCGTATTGATAGCATTACGAGCCTTATTGCGACGATTGCCTTAATTATCGCAGCATACTTTCCTAATTGGGCGTGGATCATCGATAAATTGGGGGCTGTCATGATTGCGGGATTCATGGTGGTGATCGGACTTTTTGCTGCACGTAACAACATGCATCAGTTGTTAGATCGAATCCCAAGTCCCGATTTTTTCAAACGTGTCCGTTCATCCGCTTTAAAAGTGAATGGTGTGATGGATACAGAAAAAATTCGGATTCAGTTGTACGGACCGGATGCTCAGGTGCATATTGATGTAGAGGTGGATCCCCAGCTTTCTGTTGAAGAGGCCCATAAGATTAGCCAAGAAGTACGTGCTGAAATTCAACGTGATTGGCCCGCAGTCAGAGACGTCATTGTGCACATCGAACCATTCTATCCCAACGATCATCCCGTTTTAATTTAA
- a CDS encoding F-box-like domain-containing protein: MVLNIFSCLNGRQLSSCMLVNKNWKVLAAVNCECKQENERSL, translated from the coding sequence ATTGTTCTCAATATCTTTTCTTGTTTAAATGGCAGGCAGCTTTCAAGTTGTATGTTGGTAAATAAAAATTGGAAAGTGCTAGCAGCGGTTAATTGCGAATGTAAACAAGAGAACGAACGTTCACTATGA